The genomic interval CCTTCGGCGGCGTTTCTAGAGGAACGCTTTATTCCGTGCTCAGCGAAGTCGATCAGGGTGGAGTCCAGTGGGTAAATCGCGAATGGGCCATCGCCCAGCCGGCACAAGACCGCCTGGAGCGGAGCGTTTTTGGTCAAACCGTTCAGGGCGTAAACAATCCCCTTCGGGCCGATCTTTTGACCGTGCCTCATGGAACAGGGGTGGCCAACTACCAGTCCTATATGAAACTGCCCGGATTCGCTATCTCCATGATGCACGGTAAGCTCAAATGGCTGCGTCGTTTCCTGTTGAAAAGACTGCATTGGCTACCCGAAGGACCATCGAAAAAGCAAATGAAAAAGGGATACACCCTCGTCTACGCAGAAGTTTCTTCGCAGGATGGCCAAAAAGCAGTCGCCGAACTCAAAGGTCCAGAGGCCTACGTCTTTACCGCCGAGTGCCTGCTGCTGCTCTGTCACCAGATCGTGAAGGGAGAAGGCCCCCTTGGATTTGCAACGCCTGGACAGTGGATTGGCGAAGAAATAAAGAGCATTGAAGGGGTAACCCTGCAAACCAAAATCCTATGAAAAAAGCACTCTTAATCCTGAGCTTGACTTACCTCGTTTCGGTTCAGGCCCAAGATACGCACGAACCCGATTCAACAACAGTTTCAACCATTGACGGAACGGTAAACGAAGTCTTGAACATCATCTCCGGAGAACCGGACAAGGTTCGCAATCTAGAGCAGTTCAGGATGCTCTTTAGGCACGATGCAACCTTCCGCGCGCTGACTCATGCTCCGGATGGCAATCGAAGCTTGCGCACCTTCAACCTGGAAGAATTCGCTCGAATTGTCCGCAACTTTTATGACGGTAGTTCCTTTTTGGAGTACGAGCTCAAAAAGACGGTGAACGAATACAACGGTATTGCCCAAGTCTTCCAAGGGTATCAAGTCGAAAGCCCCCGCGGAAAGGAGAAAGGCGTCAACAGCTATCAACTCTACTTCGACGGCACACGTTGGTGGATCACCAGCATTCTATGGGTCAGCGATCGCAACGGTGTTGAACTTCCCGAAGAGTATCGATAGGTTCTCAAAAACTTAACATCTCCCGTGGTCCATCTTCACCTTATCATCGTAATATTGCAATATCAATATACCGCTGATGGGCATCACACGAATTGACTTATTTGACGGGCGAACCAACGAGCTGGCTGAAATGGCCAAAGTCCTCGGTCACCCTGCCCG from Cryomorphaceae bacterium carries:
- a CDS encoding saccharopine dehydrogenase NADP-binding domain-containing protein, with amino-acid sequence MDLSALANKKILIYGANGYTGRLTTRLFRARGLRPILAGRSNAVRQFAGILGLEARIFNVEEAADHLRDIDFLINTAGPFAATQGPLMDACIESKTHYVDVSGKKKEVERALERHERALEAQIVLIPAAGFGVAPPDIAAHLALQQLPDASHALALAATFGGVSRGTLYSVLSEVDQGGVQWVNREWAIAQPAQDRLERSVFGQTVQGVNNPLRADLLTVPHGTGVANYQSYMKLPGFAISMMHGKLKWLRRFLLKRLHWLPEGPSKKQMKKGYTLVYAEVSSQDGQKAVAELKGPEAYVFTAECLLLLCHQIVKGEGPLGFATPGQWIGEEIKSIEGVTLQTKIL